In the Flavobacterium sp. J372 genome, one interval contains:
- the rsmD gene encoding 16S rRNA (guanine(966)-N(2))-methyltransferase RsmD, translating into MRIISGKYKGRRISPPKNLPVRPTTDMSKESLFNILNNRVDLEGIKVLDLFAGTGNISYEFGSRGAASITAVDEDFGCIKFIKQTAQEFDFNIQATKSPVKKFLQGNKAAYDIIFADPPYHMEQKLFEELVHLIFEHNALADGGLLIIEHSKHTKMDHLPNFSFDKKYGGSVFSFYEVGDVKENIVRNGAE; encoded by the coding sequence ATGAGGATAATTTCAGGAAAATATAAGGGCCGCAGGATAAGCCCGCCGAAGAACCTGCCCGTACGCCCAACGACCGACATGAGCAAGGAATCGCTGTTCAATATACTGAACAACCGTGTAGACCTTGAAGGTATTAAGGTGCTTGACCTATTTGCCGGTACTGGAAACATCAGCTATGAGTTCGGGTCGCGCGGCGCCGCAAGCATTACTGCCGTAGATGAAGATTTCGGCTGTATCAAGTTTATAAAACAAACGGCTCAGGAGTTTGATTTCAATATACAGGCAACCAAGAGCCCGGTTAAAAAATTCCTGCAAGGCAACAAAGCAGCATATGACATCATTTTTGCCGACCCACCCTACCACATGGAGCAGAAGCTTTTTGAAGAACTGGTGCACCTTATCTTTGAACACAACGCCCTTGCCGATGGCGGCCTGCTAATCATCGAACATTCAAAACACACCAAAATGGACCACCTGCCGAATTTTTCTTTTGACAAGAAGTATGGTGGGAGCGTGTTTAGTTTTTATGAGGTGGGAGATGTTAAAGAAAATATTGTTAGAAATGGAGCAGAATAG
- a CDS encoding spermidine synthase: MFRRILSYFIPINIYNKRSAYSKNLEVTWNNGQLVLDSANTNYSYGSLQRILRKGLHYIGFERIRGFKEILILGVAGGSVIKTLKDEIKYCGHITGVEIDPVAVEIANTYFGLKDYNDVEIVIGDAFEYVLRTKKRYDLIIIDIFRDTAMPNFLFEDFFINRINFLLNVNGFILFNTMTLTKKDKQRNLDYRTHFSNDYSVRMYPKVEDHNELFTIKKLR, translated from the coding sequence ATGTTCAGGCGGATTTTAAGCTACTTCATCCCTATAAATATTTACAACAAACGCTCTGCTTACAGCAAAAACCTTGAAGTTACCTGGAACAATGGCCAGCTGGTACTTGACAGTGCCAATACCAATTATTCATACGGCAGCCTGCAGCGCATATTGCGGAAAGGATTGCACTACATAGGTTTTGAGCGCATACGCGGATTTAAGGAGATACTTATACTTGGTGTGGCAGGCGGCAGCGTGATCAAAACACTAAAGGATGAAATAAAATACTGCGGACACATCACCGGCGTTGAAATTGACCCTGTGGCAGTTGAGATTGCAAACACCTATTTCGGACTCAAAGATTATAATGACGTTGAAATAGTAATTGGTGATGCTTTTGAATACGTGCTGCGAACAAAGAAAAGGTATGACCTCATCATTATTGATATCTTTCGCGACACTGCTATGCCTAACTTTTTGTTTGAAGATTTCTTTATTAACAGAATTAACTTCCTTCTTAATGTAAATGGCTTCATCTTGTTCAATACCATGACATTGACAAAGAAAGATAAGCAAAGAAATTTAGATTATCGCACACACTTTAGCAATGATTATTCCGTACGGATGTACCCCAAGGTAGAAGACCATAACGAGCTTTTTACGATAAAAAAATTACGGTGA
- a CDS encoding NAD(P)H-hydrate dehydratase, whose product MKIFALEKIREADKITILRQGITSYDLMERAANEAFLWIKTANPDKETAFHVFCGGGNNGGDGLIIARLLYEDGYEVQIHQIEGVKTSEDYKTALQNAVDKDVKVTNSLKIEYEGDKTIIIDALFGTGLSREPEGKYLEVIELINNCGLTIISIDIPSGLFLDKPTTVAVKSNIVLTFQCPKFAFYLSSNYDFVNTVEVLDIGLDKEFISKENSDIIFVNKKDANTRYKHVPYYAHKGTMGHALIVGGSYGKIGAITLSAKAALKAGSGLVTSYIPECGYNILQTALPEAMVITNGEKYISQISFEIKPTAIGIGPGLGLNEETQHAFHDLLQLQTAPMVIDADALNILSANKEWLKDVPENSVLTPHPKELQRLIGDWQDDFEKMEMVKAFSKQYKLVMVLKNARTMVVYEDKVYVNSTGNSALATGGSGDVLTGIITGLIGQGYSTVDAAVFGVYLHGLTADIGAAEISKQAFTASSIIDYLGKAFLQVESECL is encoded by the coding sequence ATGAAAATATTTGCCCTTGAAAAGATACGTGAAGCTGACAAAATAACAATTTTAAGGCAGGGCATTACATCGTATGATTTGATGGAACGTGCTGCCAATGAGGCTTTTTTGTGGATAAAAACTGCAAACCCAGATAAAGAAACAGCCTTTCATGTTTTCTGTGGCGGGGGTAATAACGGTGGTGACGGGCTGATTATAGCCAGATTATTATATGAAGATGGTTACGAAGTGCAAATCCATCAGATTGAAGGTGTAAAGACATCTGAAGATTATAAAACTGCGTTGCAAAATGCTGTTGATAAGGATGTTAAAGTAACAAACTCACTCAAAATAGAATACGAAGGCGATAAGACCATAATAATTGATGCTTTATTCGGTACAGGATTATCACGTGAACCTGAAGGTAAATATCTGGAAGTTATTGAATTAATTAATAATTGTGGGTTGACTATAATTTCAATCGACATACCATCGGGATTGTTTTTGGATAAGCCGACAACGGTTGCCGTTAAAAGTAACATTGTGCTAACTTTCCAGTGTCCGAAATTTGCATTTTACCTGAGCAGCAATTATGATTTTGTTAACACTGTAGAGGTGCTGGATATTGGTTTGGACAAAGAATTTATCTCTAAAGAAAATTCTGATATAATTTTTGTTAATAAAAAGGATGCTAATACACGTTACAAGCATGTGCCGTATTATGCGCATAAAGGTACAATGGGGCATGCGTTAATAGTTGGCGGAAGTTATGGAAAAATCGGTGCGATAACCCTTTCGGCAAAAGCAGCGCTTAAAGCCGGCAGCGGACTCGTTACATCCTATATACCGGAATGTGGGTACAATATTCTTCAAACCGCGCTGCCCGAAGCGATGGTAATTACAAATGGTGAAAAATACATTTCACAAATATCATTTGAAATAAAACCGACAGCAATTGGAATTGGCCCTGGGCTGGGACTAAATGAAGAAACACAGCACGCTTTTCACGACCTGCTGCAACTGCAAACAGCGCCAATGGTTATTGATGCCGATGCGCTTAACATTCTGTCAGCTAATAAAGAATGGCTGAAAGATGTACCTGAAAACTCAGTGCTTACGCCGCATCCTAAAGAGCTGCAGCGGCTTATAGGAGATTGGCAGGATGACTTTGAAAAAATGGAGATGGTAAAGGCTTTCTCAAAGCAGTATAAGCTGGTAATGGTTTTGAAGAATGCCCGAACCATGGTAGTTTATGAAGATAAGGTCTATGTTAACTCAACCGGTAATTCAGCATTGGCAACCGGTGGCAGCGGCGATGTGCTCACGGGTATCATAACAGGCCTGATTGGGCAAGGCTATAGCACTGTTGATGCAGCAGTGTTTGGTGTTTATCTCCACGGACTCACAGCCGACATTGGCGCTGCGGAAATAAGTAAGCAAGCTTTTACAGCTTCATCTATCATTGATTATTTGGGTAAAGCCTTTCTGCAGGTGGAGAGCGAGTGCCTTTAG
- a CDS encoding DUF3822 family protein → MTDVITLKNYRKLALSVAQDGLSFCCLDTLNWQLLGHKEIKFAKYKPIEEQLWKVFVDHPELTRPYDEVVVLHDNSFNTFVPQALFDEHYLGSYLQYNTKVFETDFFTYDAIAGHEMNNVYVPLVNVNNFLIDQFGEFEYRNANSILVPKLLELGSTGSVNVYIHLQDNHFEIVVARGQKLLLFNSFEYSTTDDFLYYILFTLEQLQLNPETVNISLLGKIDRQSAYFEAAYNYIRNVDLLDTTALQDKFGITEAIALEHFILLHS, encoded by the coding sequence ATGACAGACGTTATTACACTGAAGAATTACCGCAAACTGGCGCTGAGCGTGGCGCAGGACGGCCTTTCGTTCTGCTGCCTTGATACGCTCAACTGGCAGCTGCTGGGCCATAAAGAAATTAAGTTCGCGAAGTACAAGCCTATTGAAGAACAGCTTTGGAAGGTGTTTGTTGACCATCCTGAACTTACCCGCCCGTATGACGAAGTGGTGGTTTTGCACGATAACAGCTTCAATACCTTTGTACCGCAAGCGTTGTTTGACGAGCATTACCTGGGCAGCTACCTGCAATACAACACCAAGGTTTTTGAGACGGATTTCTTCACATACGATGCTATAGCCGGCCACGAAATGAACAATGTATATGTGCCGCTGGTAAACGTGAACAATTTTCTTATCGACCAGTTCGGGGAGTTCGAGTACCGTAATGCCAACAGCATCCTTGTTCCGAAACTTTTGGAACTTGGCAGCACCGGCAGCGTGAATGTGTACATCCATCTTCAGGATAACCATTTCGAGATTGTGGTAGCTCGCGGACAAAAGCTATTGCTGTTCAACTCGTTTGAGTACAGCACTACGGACGACTTTTTATATTACATATTATTTACTCTTGAGCAGCTGCAGCTGAACCCCGAGACCGTAAACATAAGCCTATTGGGGAAAATCGACAGGCAGAGCGCTTATTTTGAGGCGGCTTACAATTATATTCGGAATGTAGATTTGCTCGACACCACGGCGCTGCAGGATAAATTCGGCATTACCGAAGCCATTGCGCTGGAACACTTTATACTATTGCATTCATGA
- a CDS encoding M14 metallopeptidase family protein — protein MNLEYLFTCYKEPALHGRYITLQHIEPLIKKHSEKFETCKTGTSVNGETIWSLKAGNGPVRVFIWSQMHGNESTTTKAIFDFLNFLSDETENAQRFLSKFTFLILPMINPDGAKAYTRVNANGIDLNRDAADLSQPESRALRRAFDEFKPHWCYNMHDQRTIFAVGDTGKPATMSFLAPSYNEAREINDCRLKAINVIVAMHKTLQQYIPGQVGRFDDGFNINCIGDTFQSLGVPTILFEAGHFPNDYERETTRKYVFLHYYQDCQQFTKTL, from the coding sequence ATGAATCTTGAATATCTGTTTACCTGTTACAAAGAGCCTGCTTTGCATGGGCGGTATATTACGCTTCAGCACATAGAACCATTAATTAAGAAGCATAGCGAAAAATTTGAAACCTGCAAAACAGGAACATCTGTAAATGGCGAAACAATTTGGAGCTTAAAAGCCGGTAATGGGCCTGTTCGGGTTTTTATATGGTCTCAAATGCATGGCAATGAATCAACTACTACAAAAGCAATTTTTGATTTTTTGAATTTCTTGTCTGATGAAACTGAAAATGCGCAACGCTTCCTTAGCAAGTTTACTTTCCTGATACTTCCTATGATAAATCCGGATGGAGCTAAAGCTTACACACGCGTAAATGCAAACGGTATTGACCTTAACCGTGACGCAGCAGATTTATCACAACCCGAAAGCAGGGCATTACGCAGGGCATTTGATGAATTTAAACCGCACTGGTGCTACAACATGCATGACCAGCGCACAATATTTGCCGTGGGAGATACGGGTAAGCCTGCTACTATGTCTTTTCTTGCCCCATCTTATAATGAAGCCAGGGAGATAAACGACTGCCGTTTAAAAGCCATCAATGTAATTGTTGCGATGCATAAAACACTTCAGCAATATATTCCCGGGCAGGTGGGGCGTTTTGATGACGGCTTTAACATCAATTGCATAGGCGATACATTTCAATCATTGGGTGTGCCAACAATTTTGTTCGAGGCCGGGCATTTCCCCAATGACTATGAGCGCGAAACTACACGTAAGTATGTGTTTTTGCATTATTATCAGGATTGTCAGCAATTTACGAAAACGTTATAG
- the hutH gene encoding histidine ammonia-lyase: protein MDTVHYISTDILSLETVNEIITQNKRLELSEEARVNIEKCRNYLDEKMKTQEDAIYGINTGFGSLYNVKISNDNLSQLQENLVKSHACGTGDIVPDEVVKIMLLLKIQSLSYGYSGVQVKTVERLIDFYNNDILPVIYTLGSLGASGDLAPLAHLSLPLLGEGEVFMDGFRQPAKKMLEKMGWEPIVLQSKEGLALLNGTQFMSAYGVYALLKATKLSYLADIVGAISLEGFDGRIEPFNELIHMVRPHKGQIVTARRMNELLDGSEIIAQPKKHVQDPYSFRCIPQVHGASKDTIDYVKKVFRTEINSVTDNPNIFIDSDLIISGGNFHGQPLALTLDFLGLALAELGSISERRTYQLISGLRGLPPFLVSNPGLNSGFMIPQYTAAGIVSQNKQLATPASVDSIVSSNGQEDHVSMGANAATKTLKIVDNLERILAIELMNASQAIEFRRPLKTSDFLEMFLKSYREEVPLVEEDRILHYDIENTIAFLQNLQLDESVFE from the coding sequence ATGGACACTGTACATTACATAAGCACCGATATACTTTCCCTTGAAACCGTAAACGAGATTATCACCCAAAACAAAAGGCTTGAACTAAGTGAGGAGGCGAGGGTGAATATCGAGAAATGCCGCAACTACCTCGATGAAAAGATGAAAACCCAGGAGGATGCCATTTACGGAATCAACACCGGTTTCGGCTCGCTTTATAATGTAAAGATTTCAAACGATAACCTTTCGCAGCTTCAGGAAAACCTTGTAAAATCTCACGCATGCGGCACAGGCGACATTGTTCCGGATGAAGTTGTTAAGATCATGCTGCTGTTGAAAATACAGTCGCTTAGTTACGGCTATAGCGGCGTTCAGGTGAAAACAGTAGAAAGGCTTATTGACTTCTATAACAATGACATACTTCCTGTTATCTATACTTTAGGTTCACTTGGCGCGTCAGGCGATTTGGCTCCGCTGGCGCACCTTTCATTGCCGTTGCTTGGAGAAGGCGAAGTGTTTATGGATGGTTTCCGACAGCCTGCAAAAAAGATGCTTGAGAAAATGGGGTGGGAGCCGATAGTGCTTCAATCGAAGGAAGGGCTGGCATTGCTTAACGGTACGCAGTTTATGAGCGCTTACGGAGTTTATGCATTGCTGAAGGCGACTAAGCTTTCATACCTAGCTGACATCGTCGGGGCAATTTCCCTTGAAGGCTTTGACGGAAGGATTGAACCGTTCAATGAACTGATACACATGGTGCGCCCCCACAAAGGCCAGATTGTGACAGCTCGCCGCATGAACGAATTGCTTGATGGCAGCGAGATCATTGCCCAGCCGAAAAAGCATGTACAGGACCCGTATTCGTTCCGGTGCATACCGCAGGTGCATGGCGCGAGCAAAGACACGATTGACTACGTTAAGAAAGTGTTCCGTACCGAGATCAACTCGGTTACCGATAACCCGAATATTTTTATCGACAGTGACTTAATTATTTCAGGCGGTAACTTCCACGGTCAGCCGTTGGCGTTGACATTGGATTTCCTCGGGCTTGCCCTTGCCGAACTCGGTAGCATAAGTGAGCGCCGTACTTATCAGCTTATCTCAGGCCTGCGCGGACTGCCACCGTTCCTTGTATCAAACCCCGGACTTAACTCGGGCTTTATGATTCCGCAATATACCGCTGCCGGTATCGTGAGCCAGAACAAACAGTTGGCAACTCCGGCGAGTGTCGACAGCATCGTGTCGAGCAACGGGCAGGAAGACCACGTGAGCATGGGTGCCAATGCCGCTACCAAAACCCTGAAGATTGTTGATAACCTGGAGCGCATACTGGCCATTGAGCTTATGAATGCCTCACAGGCTATAGAGTTCCGCCGGCCGCTAAAAACAAGTGATTTCCTTGAAATGTTCCTGAAATCGTACCGTGAAGAAGTACCGCTTGTTGAAGAAGACCGTATTCTGCATTATGACATAGAAAACACCATTGCCTTCCTGCAGAATTTACAGCTGGATGAGAGTGTGTTTGAGTAA
- a CDS encoding 1-acyl-sn-glycerol-3-phosphate acyltransferase — protein sequence MKKIYRFIFFRLMGWRLNGTISPGLKKCIMVVVPHTSWVDFFIGVMARGSIGLEMHYVAKKELFRFPFGAWFRWMGGAPLDRSRAENKVDAIAAIFHQRKVFRLAIAPEGTRKKVDKWKTGFYYIALKADVPVVAIAFDYGKKRLRLLSHFILQVILTMTLKFLRQTTLA from the coding sequence ATGAAAAAAATATATCGGTTTATATTTTTCAGGCTTATGGGATGGCGGCTTAACGGAACTATAAGTCCTGGCTTAAAAAAATGCATAATGGTAGTGGTGCCTCACACCAGTTGGGTTGATTTCTTTATTGGGGTAATGGCACGTGGGTCAATAGGGCTGGAGATGCACTATGTGGCAAAGAAAGAGCTGTTCCGGTTCCCTTTTGGGGCATGGTTCCGGTGGATGGGCGGCGCGCCGCTTGACAGGAGCAGGGCAGAGAATAAGGTTGACGCCATTGCAGCAATCTTCCATCAGCGTAAGGTGTTTCGTTTGGCTATCGCCCCTGAAGGAACGCGTAAAAAAGTTGACAAATGGAAAACCGGCTTTTATTACATAGCGCTTAAAGCTGATGTGCCTGTGGTTGCAATTGCATTTGACTATGGTAAAAAGAGGTTAAGATTGCTGAGCCATTTTATCCTGCAGGTAATATTGACAATGACCTTAAAATTCTTGAGGCAAACTACATTGGCGTAA
- the kdsB gene encoding 3-deoxy-manno-octulosonate cytidylyltransferase gives MKIIAVIPARYASTRFPAKLMQDLGGKTVITRTYQAAVGTGLFDDVFVVTDSDIIFKEIEANGGKAIMSIKEHESGSDRIAEAVENLDVDIVVNVQGDEPFINKEPLADVLEVFKSDTAHEIDLASVMIPITDWDDINNPNNVKVITDQKGFALYFSRSVIPFPRDKEAGAKYFRHIGIYAFRKHALMDFYKLPMQSLEATEKLEQLRYLEYGKKIRMVQTGHAGIGIDTPEDLEKARKMLGVILKRSA, from the coding sequence ATGAAAATCATAGCAGTAATACCGGCGCGATATGCCAGCACACGTTTCCCGGCAAAGCTTATGCAGGATCTGGGAGGGAAGACAGTTATAACCAGAACCTACCAGGCAGCGGTGGGCACAGGCCTGTTTGATGATGTGTTTGTGGTTACCGACTCTGATATCATCTTTAAAGAGATTGAAGCCAACGGCGGCAAAGCCATCATGAGCATTAAAGAACATGAGAGTGGAAGTGATCGTATAGCTGAAGCGGTAGAAAACCTTGATGTTGATATAGTTGTGAACGTACAGGGTGATGAGCCTTTTATCAACAAAGAACCCTTGGCGGATGTGCTTGAAGTGTTTAAGAGCGACACCGCCCATGAGATTGACCTTGCATCAGTAATGATTCCGATAACGGACTGGGATGATATCAATAACCCCAACAATGTAAAAGTAATTACCGACCAGAAGGGCTTCGCGCTATATTTCTCACGTTCGGTTATTCCATTTCCACGTGATAAAGAAGCAGGAGCGAAATACTTCAGGCATATAGGTATTTACGCGTTCAGGAAGCATGCGCTTATGGACTTTTATAAGCTGCCAATGCAATCGCTCGAAGCTACCGAAAAACTGGAACAGCTGCGCTACCTGGAGTACGGCAAGAAAATCAGGATGGTGCAGACAGGCCACGCCGGCATAGGCATCGACACCCCTGAAGATTTGGAAAAGGCCAGGAAGATGCTGGGGGTAATCTTAAAAAGATCCGCATAA